A portion of the Streptococcus urinalis 2285-97 genome contains these proteins:
- a CDS encoding transporter substrate-binding domain-containing protein — MKKKIILAVSLVTLVTLSACGSKSTDLQDKIKDKGKIVVAVSPDYAPFEFKALVNGKDKIVGSDIELAQNIADELGVKLELSSMSFNNVLSSLQTKKSDIAISGLSYTKERAKVYDFSKPYYETENAVLILKKDSATYTNKDSLKGKKVAVLKGTIEETLSKEQFKGANIVSLTNMGEAINELKTGHVQAVDLEGPVAEGYIAQNSDITKASFHLKVSDGDAKAIAIPKGNKKLKKSIDKVITKLKKSDKYQTYIKDAAQLTGKATE; from the coding sequence ATGAAAAAGAAAATAATATTGGCGGTATCTTTAGTTACATTAGTCACATTGTCAGCTTGTGGAAGTAAGAGTACAGATTTACAAGATAAAATAAAAGACAAAGGAAAAATAGTAGTTGCGGTTAGTCCAGACTATGCACCTTTTGAATTTAAAGCATTAGTTAATGGAAAAGATAAAATTGTGGGATCAGATATTGAACTTGCTCAAAATATTGCGGATGAGTTAGGTGTTAAATTAGAACTTTCTTCAATGAGTTTCAATAATGTCTTATCTAGTTTACAAACCAAAAAGTCAGATATTGCAATTTCAGGATTATCTTACACAAAAGAACGTGCAAAAGTTTATGATTTTTCAAAACCATACTATGAAACAGAAAATGCAGTTTTAATTCTAAAAAAAGATAGCGCAACTTATACCAATAAAGATAGCTTAAAAGGTAAGAAAGTAGCCGTCTTGAAAGGAACAATCGAAGAAACCTTATCAAAAGAACAATTTAAGGGAGCTAACATTGTTTCACTTACTAATATGGGCGAAGCAATAAATGAACTTAAGACTGGTCATGTTCAAGCAGTAGATTTGGAAGGACCAGTAGCTGAAGGCTATATTGCACAAAACAGTGATATTACTAAAGCTTCATTTCATTTAAAAGTAAGTGATGGGGATGCCAAAGCAATTGCAATCCCAAAAGGGAATAAAAAATTAAAGAAAAGTATAGATAAAGTTATTACAAAACTTAAAAAATCAGATAAGTATCAAACTTACATAAAAGATGCTGCTCAATTGACAGGTAAAGCAACAGAATAA
- the mscL gene encoding large conductance mechanosensitive channel protein MscL, producing MIKELKEFLFKGNVLDLAVAVVMGAAFNAIITSLVSDVITPLFLNPALKAANVENISQLAWNGVKYGSFLSAIINFLIIGITLFFVVKAANKIMKSEKEEDTEEEVVVTAAPTQEELLAEIRDLLAKQ from the coding sequence ATGATTAAAGAATTAAAAGAGTTTTTGTTTAAAGGTAATGTCTTAGACCTTGCTGTTGCGGTTGTTATGGGGGCTGCATTTAATGCTATCATTACGTCACTTGTTTCTGATGTGATTACACCACTTTTCTTAAACCCAGCTTTAAAAGCCGCTAATGTTGAAAACATTTCACAACTAGCTTGGAATGGTGTTAAATATGGTAGTTTCTTAAGTGCCATTATCAACTTCCTAATTATCGGTATTACATTATTCTTCGTGGTTAAAGCTGCTAATAAAATAATGAAATCTGAAAAAGAAGAAGATACTGAAGAAGAAGTTGTTGTTACTGCTGCTCCTACTCAAGAAGAATTACTTGCTGAAATTCGTGATTTACTTGCAAAACAATAA
- the malQ gene encoding 4-alpha-glucanotransferase gives MIDLRKRLRYNFFRYLKFKECMMEKRASGILMHISSLPGQFGIGTFGKEAYQFVDFLKETKQSYWQILPLSPTSYGDSPYQSFSAVAGNTHFIDFDLLVKDGLLVKSDFQDVDFGSDIESVDYELIFEARRPILEKAVSNFLTIAKNRTLLEAFEEEATWLADYAEFMAFKEFFGNKSLQEWDDLNLVNRSELALATYRQKLKKEITYHKVVQYFFNKQWLALKTYANENGIEIIGDMPIYVSADSVEVWTMPELFKVDENKNPLFVAGVPADDFSDTGQLWGNPIYDWQNHKESNYQWWVYRIKESFKLYDILRIDHFKGFSDFWEVAGDAEIAKVGQWLPGPGYELFKVIKEELGDLPIIAEDLGNIDEKARQLLYDTGFPGMKVLQFGYFDVKAKSIDIAFRCVPNSVAYLGTHDNEVINGWYNNLDKEQQDFVNNYTNRRKDQAINQVMLKLLFSTASNTAIISMQDLLDKPEESRMNRPSTVGGNWQWRMLSEDISSETKSFLKEITALYGRIATENK, from the coding sequence ATGATTGACTTACGCAAGCGGTTGCGTTATAATTTCTTCAGATATTTGAAATTTAAGGAGTGTATGATGGAAAAACGTGCAAGTGGTATCTTGATGCACATCAGTTCTTTGCCTGGTCAATTTGGAATTGGAACTTTTGGGAAAGAAGCCTATCAATTTGTTGATTTTTTAAAGGAAACAAAACAGTCTTATTGGCAAATTTTGCCTTTATCACCCACTAGTTATGGAGATTCTCCTTATCAATCTTTTTCTGCTGTAGCTGGAAATACTCATTTTATTGATTTTGATTTGCTAGTTAAGGATGGTTTATTAGTGAAAAGTGACTTTCAAGATGTTGATTTTGGTAGTGATATTGAAAGTGTCGATTATGAATTGATATTTGAAGCAAGAAGACCTATTCTTGAGAAGGCTGTCTCAAACTTTTTGACTATTGCTAAAAATAGAACCTTACTTGAAGCTTTTGAAGAAGAAGCAACTTGGTTAGCTGATTATGCTGAATTTATGGCATTTAAAGAATTTTTTGGCAATAAATCCTTGCAAGAATGGGATGATTTAAATCTTGTTAATCGCTCAGAGCTTGCATTGGCCACTTATCGTCAAAAATTAAAAAAAGAAATCACTTATCACAAAGTCGTTCAATATTTCTTTAACAAGCAATGGTTGGCTTTAAAGACTTATGCAAATGAAAATGGTATTGAAATCATCGGAGATATGCCAATATATGTGTCAGCGGATAGTGTTGAAGTTTGGACCATGCCAGAATTGTTTAAAGTTGATGAAAATAAAAACCCATTATTTGTAGCAGGTGTTCCTGCAGATGATTTTAGTGATACAGGACAGCTTTGGGGTAATCCAATCTATGATTGGCAAAACCACAAAGAAAGTAACTACCAATGGTGGGTTTACCGTATCAAAGAAAGTTTCAAACTTTATGATATCTTGAGAATTGATCACTTCAAAGGCTTCTCAGACTTTTGGGAAGTTGCAGGAGATGCTGAGATAGCAAAAGTTGGACAGTGGCTACCTGGACCAGGTTATGAACTTTTTAAAGTTATTAAAGAAGAACTAGGTGATTTACCAATAATTGCTGAGGATTTAGGAAATATTGATGAAAAAGCAAGACAACTTTTATATGATACTGGATTTCCAGGAATGAAAGTGCTCCAATTTGGTTACTTTGATGTCAAAGCTAAGAGTATTGATATTGCTTTTAGATGTGTTCCAAATAGTGTAGCTTATCTTGGAACACATGATAATGAAGTTATTAATGGTTGGTATAATAATCTTGACAAAGAACAACAGGATTTTGTCAATAATTATACTAATAGACGAAAAGACCAAGCTATAAATCAAGTTATGTTGAAATTATTATTTTCAACAGCAAGTAACACAGCTATAATCTCAATGCAAGACCTCCTTGATAAACCAGAAGAAAGCCGCATGAACAGACCATCTACAGTTGGTGGTAATTGGCAGTGGCGCATGCTTTCAGAAGATATTTCAAGTGAAACAAAATCATTTTTAAAAGAGATTACAGCACTATATGGTAGAATTGCAACAGAAAATAAATAG
- a CDS encoding LacI family DNA-binding transcriptional regulator: protein MVTIKDVAARAGVNPSTVSRVLKDNHSISQKTKETVRKAMEELGYVPNAAAQMLASGLTHNIGIVFPPIIFSDRLSEPFFMEILSTITDEAKKQDFTVSIATGMSLQDLEDQVKLMYRQKRVDGFIILYSDQKDPVRQYLMSNEIPFVIVGAPEGDENKITYIDNDNQLMAKTAVDFLYEKGHHRILFITDDLNSEVASERYIGYLKGTLKLGLESMPMLLFDRKDPILIEELLQTIQETKATALIVIGDVISVRIMQLLSFYQLKVPGDISIITFNNSTYSKLIHPYLTTFDINVDNLGRTSFSRLIEIIKKPKESLNQKIFVPFTLKERESVRDINHAE, encoded by the coding sequence ATGGTAACCATTAAAGATGTTGCGGCAAGAGCTGGCGTGAATCCGTCAACTGTTAGTCGGGTATTAAAAGATAATCATTCTATCTCTCAAAAAACAAAAGAAACTGTTCGAAAAGCAATGGAAGAATTAGGCTATGTTCCTAATGCTGCTGCGCAAATGCTTGCAAGCGGATTAACTCATAATATTGGAATTGTCTTTCCACCTATTATCTTTTCGGACCGTTTAAGTGAACCTTTTTTTATGGAAATTTTATCTACCATTACTGATGAAGCTAAAAAGCAAGATTTTACAGTATCTATCGCCACTGGTATGTCACTTCAAGATTTAGAAGATCAGGTAAAGTTAATGTATCGGCAAAAACGTGTTGATGGCTTTATCATATTATATTCCGATCAAAAAGATCCGGTTAGGCAGTATCTCATGTCTAACGAGATTCCTTTTGTCATTGTAGGTGCACCTGAAGGTGATGAAAATAAAATTACCTATATTGATAATGATAATCAACTAATGGCTAAAACAGCAGTGGATTTTCTCTACGAAAAAGGTCATCATCGTATTTTATTTATTACAGATGATTTAAATTCTGAGGTGGCCTCAGAAAGGTATATTGGCTATTTAAAAGGAACGCTGAAATTAGGCTTAGAGAGTATGCCAATGTTACTTTTTGATCGAAAAGATCCTATTTTAATTGAAGAATTACTTCAAACAATACAAGAAACTAAAGCAACGGCACTCATTGTGATTGGTGATGTTATATCCGTTAGGATAATGCAATTACTATCCTTCTACCAATTAAAAGTTCCAGGTGACATCTCAATCATTACTTTTAATAATTCCACTTACTCAAAACTAATTCATCCCTATTTAACGACTTTTGATATCAATGTTGATAATCTTGGTAGAACAAGTTTTAGTCGATTAATTGAAATTATCAAAAAGCCAAAAGAAAGTCTCAATCAAAAAATCTTTGTCCCATTTACCTTGAAAGAAAGAGAAAGTGTCAGAGATATTAATCATGCTGAATAG
- the rpsU gene encoding 30S ribosomal protein S21, with amino-acid sequence MSKTVVRKNESLDDALRRFKRSVTKAGTLQESRKREFYEKPSVKRKRKSEAARKRKKF; translated from the coding sequence ATGTCAAAAACAGTCGTACGTAAAAACGAATCTTTAGATGATGCACTTCGTCGTTTTAAACGTTCTGTGACTAAAGCTGGGACTCTTCAAGAATCACGTAAACGTGAATTCTACGAAAAACCTTCAGTAAAACGTAAACGCAAATCAGAAGCAGCTCGCAAACGTAAAAAATTCTAA
- the dnaG gene encoding DNA primase, producing the protein MGVLWGGGLLAIDKETISQIKQNVNIVDVIGEVVDLSKAGKHYLGLCPFHNEKTPSFNVIEDKQFYHCFGCGRSGDVFKFIEEYRQVPFLESVRIIANKAGMTADIPTIISPVKKSNPNQNLIDIHKDAAKFYQAVLTTTKEGQKAKQYLYSRGLTDDVITHFGIGLSPKENDFLYQSLSKKYDQTDLLKSGLFNLSEQSNQIYDAFKNRIMFPLTNDTGDVIAFSGRIWTLEDQDAKLAKYKNSRSTSIFNKSYEFYHLDRAKQVARKQKEIFLMEGFMDVIAAYRSGIENAVASMGTALTVEHVNHLRKITNKVIITYDGDSAGQNAIAKAIDILKGLDVEIVKIPNNMDPDEYIQKNSIEALVSLLTHSRISSTEFYIDYFKPENLDNLQAEIAYVEKLSPIIAQTPSITAQNLYISKVADLLPDFDYLQVENAVNQIRLKNRSERQTQLKQEKIVVELPRNNTVTGLLKAELQLFQRLLNHEFLLNEYRNKADFYFDTKELQTLYSLLKSSGDITAYDLAQFDDDVRRVYYQSMEENLPDDIHNGEIEEIERRIAHYKQERDLKNQGKQVRESSHNGDVDLATELLENLIAQKRKME; encoded by the coding sequence ATGGGTGTATTGTGGGGAGGTGGACTTTTGGCAATAGATAAAGAAACCATATCTCAAATCAAACAAAATGTTAATATTGTTGATGTTATTGGAGAGGTAGTGGATCTTTCAAAAGCTGGGAAACATTACCTTGGTTTGTGTCCGTTTCATAATGAAAAAACGCCGTCCTTCAATGTCATCGAAGATAAACAGTTTTATCATTGTTTTGGTTGTGGTAGGTCTGGTGATGTTTTCAAATTTATTGAAGAATATCGTCAAGTTCCTTTTTTAGAAAGTGTTCGAATTATTGCTAATAAAGCTGGGATGACAGCGGATATTCCAACTATAATTAGTCCTGTAAAAAAATCTAATCCAAATCAAAATCTTATAGACATCCATAAGGATGCTGCAAAATTTTATCAAGCGGTATTAACAACAACTAAAGAAGGACAAAAAGCTAAGCAATATTTGTATTCTAGAGGACTAACAGATGATGTCATTACTCATTTTGGTATAGGCTTATCTCCTAAAGAAAATGATTTTTTGTATCAAAGTCTATCTAAAAAGTATGATCAAACAGATCTTCTAAAATCTGGTTTGTTTAATTTGTCAGAACAATCTAATCAGATTTATGATGCTTTTAAAAATAGAATAATGTTCCCTTTAACAAATGATACTGGCGATGTTATTGCCTTTTCCGGTAGAATATGGACATTAGAAGACCAAGATGCTAAATTAGCAAAATATAAAAATTCAAGATCGACATCTATATTTAATAAGTCTTATGAGTTTTACCATCTGGATAGGGCAAAGCAAGTTGCTAGAAAGCAAAAAGAAATTTTTCTGATGGAAGGATTTATGGATGTTATTGCTGCTTATCGTTCTGGTATTGAGAATGCAGTTGCTTCTATGGGGACTGCTCTGACAGTTGAACATGTAAATCATCTCAGAAAAATTACAAATAAAGTTATCATAACTTATGACGGTGATAGTGCGGGGCAAAATGCCATTGCTAAAGCTATTGATATTTTAAAAGGATTAGATGTTGAGATTGTCAAAATTCCCAACAATATGGATCCAGATGAGTATATTCAAAAGAATTCAATTGAAGCCTTAGTTAGTTTATTGACACATTCAAGAATTAGTAGCACTGAGTTTTATATAGATTATTTTAAACCGGAAAATTTGGATAACTTACAAGCTGAAATTGCATATGTTGAAAAATTAAGTCCAATCATTGCTCAAACACCTTCAATAACAGCTCAAAATCTTTATATTTCAAAAGTAGCAGATTTATTACCTGATTTTGATTATTTGCAAGTTGAAAATGCTGTTAATCAAATAAGATTAAAGAATAGAAGTGAAAGACAAACTCAATTAAAACAAGAAAAAATAGTTGTTGAACTACCAAGAAATAACACTGTGACCGGCTTACTTAAAGCAGAGTTACAATTATTTCAAAGGTTATTGAATCATGAATTTCTTTTGAATGAATATCGAAATAAAGCTGATTTTTATTTTGATACCAAGGAATTACAGACTCTGTATTCCTTGCTAAAATCTAGTGGGGATATTACTGCTTATGATCTAGCTCAGTTTGATGATGACGTGAGACGTGTTTATTATCAATCAATGGAAGAAAATTTACCTGATGATATTCATAATGGAGAAATAGAAGAGATTGAACGGCGAATAGCTCACTATAAACAAGAACGTGATTTGAAAAACCAAGGAAAACAGGTGAGAGAGTCAAGTCATAATGGTGATGTTGATTTAGCCACGGAACTTTTAGAAAACCTTATTGCACAAAAACGAAAAATGGAATAG
- the glgP gene encoding glycogen/starch/alpha-glucan family phosphorylase, whose protein sequence is MSTFTTFAETKLGKTLKEASNEEIYLSLLDFVKEEASHKEKNTAKRKVYYISAEFLIGKLLSNNLINLGIYKDIKKELEEAGKSISEIEDVELEPSLGNGGLGRLASCFIDSMSTLGINGEGVGLNYHCGLFKQVFKNNQQDAEPNYWIESDSWLVPTDISYDVPFKNFILKSRLDRIDVLGYNRNTKNYLNLFDIEGVDYGLIKDGISFDKTEIKKNLTLFLYPDDSDLNGELLRIYQQYFMVSNAAQLLIDEAIERGSNLHDLAEYAYVQINDTHPSMVIPELIRLLTEKHTISFEEAVSIVEQMIGYTNHTILAEALEKWPLDYLNEVVPHLVLIIEKLNELIKAKYNDSRVQIIDESGRVHMAHMDIHFATSVNGVAALHTDILKNSELKAFYDIYPDKFNNKTNGITFRRWLEFANQDLADYIKELIGDDYLTDATKLEKLLAFADDQSVHQHLSAIKHQNKLALKRYLKDNKGIDLDENSIIDTQIKRFHEYKRQQMNALYVIHKYLDIKKGNLPKRKITVIFGGKAAPAYIIAQDIIHLILCLSELINNDPQVSPYLNVHLVENYNVTVAEHLIPATDISEQISLASKEASGTGNMKFMLNGALTLGTMDGANVEIAELAGRYNIYTFGKDSDTIIDLYANGSYVSRDYYENNELIKEAVDFIVSDDLVSLGNKERLERLYQELINKDWFMTLIDLDEYVAIKEQMLADYEDQEKWMTKVVNNIAKSGFFSSDRTIEQYNDEIWHSN, encoded by the coding sequence ATGTCAACCTTTACAACATTTGCTGAAACAAAACTAGGTAAAACATTAAAAGAGGCAAGTAATGAAGAAATTTATCTTTCATTATTAGATTTTGTAAAAGAAGAAGCAAGTCATAAAGAAAAAAATACTGCTAAACGTAAAGTTTATTATATTTCTGCTGAATTTTTAATAGGAAAATTATTATCAAATAATCTTATTAATTTGGGTATTTACAAAGACATCAAAAAAGAACTTGAAGAGGCAGGAAAATCCATTTCTGAAATTGAAGATGTTGAATTAGAACCATCTTTAGGTAATGGTGGCTTGGGCCGTCTCGCATCTTGTTTCATTGATTCAATGTCAACTTTAGGAATTAATGGTGAAGGCGTTGGCTTAAATTACCACTGTGGGTTATTTAAACAAGTTTTTAAAAATAATCAACAAGATGCTGAACCAAACTATTGGATTGAATCAGATTCTTGGTTAGTACCAACTGATATTTCGTATGATGTTCCATTTAAAAACTTCATCTTAAAATCACGTCTAGATCGCATTGATGTCTTAGGCTATAACCGAAACACTAAAAATTATTTAAATCTTTTTGATATAGAAGGTGTTGATTATGGTCTTATTAAAGATGGTATTTCCTTTGATAAAACTGAAATCAAAAAGAATTTAACACTTTTCTTGTATCCTGATGATTCAGACCTTAATGGTGAATTGTTACGTATTTATCAACAGTATTTTATGGTTTCAAATGCTGCGCAATTACTGATTGACGAGGCAATTGAAAGAGGTTCAAACCTACATGATTTAGCTGAATATGCCTATGTTCAAATTAATGATACACATCCATCAATGGTTATTCCAGAATTGATTCGCTTATTGACTGAGAAACATACCATTTCCTTTGAAGAAGCAGTATCTATCGTGGAACAAATGATTGGTTACACTAATCATACGATCTTAGCGGAAGCACTAGAAAAATGGCCATTAGATTACTTGAATGAAGTTGTTCCACACTTAGTTCTCATTATTGAAAAATTAAATGAATTGATAAAAGCTAAGTATAACGATTCTCGTGTTCAAATCATTGATGAGTCTGGAAGAGTTCATATGGCTCATATGGATATTCACTTTGCAACAAGCGTCAATGGTGTAGCTGCTTTGCACACTGATATTTTGAAAAATAGTGAATTAAAGGCTTTTTATGACATTTACCCAGATAAATTTAATAATAAAACAAACGGAATTACTTTCCGTCGTTGGTTGGAATTTGCTAACCAAGATTTAGCAGATTATATTAAAGAATTGATTGGTGATGACTACTTAACCGATGCAACAAAATTGGAAAAATTATTAGCTTTTGCAGATGATCAATCCGTTCATCAACACTTATCAGCTATTAAGCATCAAAATAAATTAGCCTTAAAACGTTATTTGAAAGATAATAAGGGTATTGATCTAGATGAAAACTCAATTATTGATACACAAATCAAACGTTTCCATGAATACAAACGCCAACAAATGAATGCCTTGTATGTTATTCATAAATACCTTGATATTAAAAAAGGAAACTTACCAAAACGTAAAATTACTGTGATTTTTGGTGGTAAAGCAGCTCCGGCATATATCATTGCACAAGATATCATTCATCTTATTTTATGCTTATCTGAATTGATTAACAATGATCCACAAGTTAGCCCATACTTAAATGTTCATCTAGTTGAAAATTATAATGTGACAGTCGCTGAACACTTAATTCCTGCAACAGACATTTCAGAACAAATTTCTCTTGCTTCTAAGGAGGCATCTGGAACAGGTAATATGAAATTTATGCTAAATGGTGCTCTAACATTGGGAACAATGGATGGTGCTAACGTTGAAATTGCAGAACTTGCAGGACGATATAATATTTATACATTTGGTAAAGATTCTGATACCATTATCGATCTTTATGCAAATGGTTCATATGTCTCAAGAGATTATTATGAAAACAATGAACTTATAAAAGAAGCAGTTGACTTTATTGTTAGTGATGATTTGGTATCACTTGGAAATAAAGAACGTTTAGAACGTCTCTATCAAGAGTTAATTAATAAAGACTGGTTTATGACATTGATTGACCTTGATGAATACGTAGCTATAAAAGAACAAATGTTAGCAGACTATGAAGACCAAGAAAAATGGATGACTAAAGTCGTTAATAATATTGCAAAATCTGGCTTCTTCTCATCTGACCGTACTATTGAACAATATAATGATGAAATCTGGCATTCAAACTAA